One genomic segment of Panicum virgatum strain AP13 chromosome 2N, P.virgatum_v5, whole genome shotgun sequence includes these proteins:
- the LOC120662938 gene encoding SKP1-like protein 1A — MAAEKGEKAAEEGEMGVKAAEEEKGAAAKGKGEKGATTADAEKGATAEKGEKGAPSTDEEKGATAERKGKKRETAADEKEGAGGDGCGVGGVRRRGSLFLQRRPAAAAAAAGKGKTITLVSSEGKPFKVSEEAARLSTVLADMIDNGCAGGNIPLPNVTARALVTVIKYCDKHAAAAAAKPDSDHCAAEGSSTTTSVTAASEKTLAEWDSKLVDKLTLDALYDLLLASNFLDIKGLLGAASQKVADIIKSKTPAQVRTIFGITNDFTPEEEEEEVRKENPWAFEDEEP; from the exons ATGGCGGCGGAGAAGGGGGagaaggcggcggaggagggagagatGGGAGTGaaggccgcggaggaggagaagggagcGGCAGCAAAGGGGAAGGGAGAGAAGGGTGCGACTACCGCGGATGCGGAGAAGGGAGCGACGGCGGAGAAGGGCGAGAAGGGTGCGCCATCCACGGATGAGGAGAAGGGAGCTACGGCggagaggaagggaaagaagagaGAAACGGCCGCGGATGAGAAGG AAGGAGCAGGGGGCGACGGCTGCGGCGTCGGAGGCGTCCGGCGAAGAGGCAGTCTTTTCCTtcagcgccgccccgccgccgccgccgccgccgccgggaaggGGAAGACGATCACCCTGGTGAGCTCGGAGGGGAAGCCGTTCAAGGtgtcggaggaggcggcgcggctgtCGACGGTCCTCGCCGACATGATCGACAACGGCTGCGCCGGCGGCAACATCCCGCTACCCAACGTCACCGCCAGGGCCCTCGTCACGGTGATCAAGTACTGCGAcaagcacgccgccgccgccgccgccaagcccgACTCCGACCACTGCgccgcggagggcagcagcaccaccaccagcgtTACCGCGGCATCCGAGAAGACGCTGGCTGAGTGGGACAGCAAGCTCGTCGACAAGCTCACCCTGGACGCCCTCTacgacctcctcctcgcctccaACTTCCTCGACATCAAGGGGCTCCTCGGTGCCGCCAGCCAGAAGGTCGCCGACATCATCAAGAGCAAGACACCGGCGCAGGTCCGCACGATCTTCGGCATCACCAACGACTTCaccccggaggaggaggaggaggaggtccgCAAGGAGAACCCCTGGGCTTTCGAGGACGAGGAGCCTTGA
- the LOC120662939 gene encoding SKP1-like protein 1, with product MAVGKRETGAAEVAKGELAMAAGKGEKGSTVVEKGEKCPTVAEKGKGVAEEAGKEVADGDIRSDGKAFEVSKEAAARLSKVLAKMIADGCSDGGIKLEKIGSETLEKVVDYCNKHANPVPSAASSSSSSFLSAPSKELEDWDRKLVDCLSQDALFNLTEASDSLIMDGLLDLTCRKIADLMKGKTIDEMHKMFNIKNDFTKEQEQEIRREHAWAFGDA from the exons ATGGCGGTGGGGAAGAGAGagacgggggcggcggaggtggcgaagGGAGAGTTAGCGATGGCGGCGGGGAAGGGAGAGAAGGGATCCACGGTGGTGGAGAAGGGAGAGAAGTGTCCAACGGTGGCGGAGAAGGGGAAGGGagtggcggaggaggcggggaaggaggtggccgaCGGGGATATT AGGTCGGATGGGAAGGCGTTTGAGGTTtcgaaggaggcggcggcacggctgTCGAAGGTCCTCGCCAAGATGATCGCCGACggctgcagcgacggcggcATCAAGCTCGAGAAGATCGGCTCCGAGACCCTCGAGAAGGTGGTGGACTACTGCAACAAGCACGCCAACCCCGTCCCCAGCGCTgcgtccagcagcagcagcagcttcctCTCCGCGCCATCCAAGGAGCTGGAGGATTGGGACCGCAAGCTCGTCGACTGCCTCAGCCAGGACGCCCTCTTCAACCTCACCGAGGCCTCCGACTCCCTCATCATGGACGGGCTCCTCGACCTCACCTGCCGCAAGATCGCCGACCTGATGAAGGGCAAGACCATCGATGAGATGCACAAGATGTTCAACATCAAGAATGACTTCACaaaggagcaggagcaggagattCGCCGGGAGCACGCCTGGGCCTTCGGCGACGCCTAG
- the LOC120659004 gene encoding SKP1-like protein 1, translating to MIADGCIKLEKIGSETPDPEKLVDYCNKHANSIPSAASSSSSLLTAPSKELEDWDRKLVDCLSQDALFSLAEASDSLIMDGLLDLTCREIDDLMKGKTIDEMRKMFNIKNDFTKEQEEEIRRKHAWAFGDA from the coding sequence ATGATCGCCGACGGCTGCATCAAGCTCGAGAAGATCGGGTCCGAGACCCCCGACCCCGAGAAGCTGGTGGACTACTGCAACAAGCACGCCAACTCCATCCCCAGCGCCgcgtccagcagcagcagcctcctcaCCGCGCCATCCAAGGAGCTGGAGGATTGGGACCGCAAGCTCGTCGATTGCCTCAGCCAGGACGCCCTCTTCAGCCTCGCCGAGGCCTCCGACTCCCTCATCATGGACGGGCTCCTCGACCTCACCTGCCGCGAGATCGACGACCTGATGAAGGGCAAGACCATCGATGAGATGCGCAAGATGTTCAACATCAAGAATGACTTCacaaaggagcaggaggaggagattCGCCGGAAGCACGCCTGGGCCTTCGGCGACGCCTAG
- the LOC120662940 gene encoding SKP1-like protein 1B: MAAEGEKRGAMEAEKGAVEKGGDVAAASEEGKCVEEAKEVMAGGKMVILRSSQPEKKRYEVPEAAARLSVILGGMLDGGCTIDDDGVVIPFTARTLDTVFEYCSKHAEATKSDSDHFAAAATKSDPNPSAEASVGGVNTAASENLEDWDRKLVDRLSMDDLYDVIHAANFLAIKGLLDVVYQRAADMIKGKTPDEIRATFNITNDFTEEDEEEFREQYSWIFDVE, encoded by the coding sequence AtggcggcggagggagagaAGAGGGGAGCGATGGAGGCAGAGAAGGGAGCGGTGGAGAAGGGAGGGGACGTTGCGGCGGCGTCGGAGGAGGGGAAGTGTGTGGAGGAAGCGAAGGAGGTGATGGCCGGCGGTAAGATGGTCATCCTGAGGAGCTCGCAGCCGGAGAAGAAGCGGTACGAGgtcccggaggcggcggcgcggctgtcGGTTATCCTCGGAGGAATGCTCGACGGAGGTTGCACcatcgacgacgacggcgtcgTTATCCCCTTCACCGCCAGGACCCTGGACACGGTGTTCGAGTACTGCAGCAAGCACGCCGAGGCTACCAAGTCCGACTCCGACCacttcgccgctgccgccaccaagTCCGACCCTAACCCCAGCGCCGAGGCCAGCGTCGGCGGTGTTAACACGGCGGCGTCCGAGAACCTGGAGGATTGGGACCGCAAGCTCGTCGACCGCCTAAGCATGGACGACCTCTACGACGTCATCCACGCCGCCAACTTCCTCGCCATCAAGGGGCTCCTCGACGTCGTCTACCAGAGGGCCGCCGACATGATCAAGGGCAAGACCCCTGACGAGATCCGCGCCACCTTCAACATCACCAACGACTTcaccgaggaggacgaggaggagttTCGCGAGCAGTACTCCTGGATCTTCGACGTCGAGTAG